Within the Solwaraspora sp. WMMA2056 genome, the region CACCTCGGCGCAGGTCTCGTCGACATCTGGCAGGAGCCGGCGTCCGGCGTACCGGACACCAGCGCCGATCACCACCGCGCCGGGCCGGACGTGCTCCGGCTGGACGATGCCCGGTACGCCGGCCGCCGCGATGAGGATTTCGGCGCGGCGGGTGTAGCGAGGCCAGTCAGCCACCCCGGTGTGCACCACCGTCACTGCGGCGTTGGCGGTCGGCCGTTTCTGGGCCAGCAGCATGGCCAGCGGGCGGCCGAGGGTGGCGCCGCGGCCGAGGATGACCACTTCCCGGCCGGCGACCGGGATCCGGTAGTGGGCCAGCAGCGCCTCGATCCCGGCCGGGGTGCACGGCACGGGTCCCGGCAGGCCGACGGCGAGCCGACCCATGTTGAGTGGATGCATGCCGTCGACGTCCTTGTCCGGGTCGAGGCTCTGCAGGGCGGCGTCGTAGTCGAGGTGGCCCGGGATCGGGTACTGGATCAGAACGGCGTGCACCGCGCGGTCGGCGTTGAACCCGGCGATCACGTCGAGCAGGTCGTCCTGGGTTGCGGCGCCAGGCAGGTGCCGGTGCGGCGAGTCGAAGCCAAGTTCGGCGGCCTGTCGCTGCTTGATCCGGATGTAGCCGGCGCTGGCGTCGTCGTCGCCGACCAGAATGGTGGCGAGGCTGGGCGTGACACCACGTTCGCGCAAGGCGGACACCCGCCGGGCGACGTCGGCGAGTACAGCCTCGGCCACCGGCGCGCCGGGCAACAGTCGAGCAGTCGTGGGCATGGGAGTCCTCTCGGACGGGAGCCCAGGCGGTCGACTCCCGTGGCCGGCT harbors:
- a CDS encoding bifunctional 5,10-methylenetetrahydrofolate dehydrogenase/5,10-methenyltetrahydrofolate cyclohydrolase — its product is MPTTARLLPGAPVAEAVLADVARRVSALRERGVTPSLATILVGDDDASAGYIRIKQRQAAELGFDSPHRHLPGAATQDDLLDVIAGFNADRAVHAVLIQYPIPGHLDYDAALQSLDPDKDVDGMHPLNMGRLAVGLPGPVPCTPAGIEALLAHYRIPVAGREVVILGRGATLGRPLAMLLAQKRPTANAAVTVVHTGVADWPRYTRRAEILIAAAGVPGIVQPEHVRPGAVVIGAGVRYAGRRLLPDVDETCAEVASAITPRVGGVGPTTVAMLFRNAALSAERATR